A window of the Streptomyces griseochromogenes genome harbors these coding sequences:
- a CDS encoding energy-coupling factor transporter transmembrane component T, whose translation MPTPGRRQRREPLHPGAWWLWSLGLGTAATRTTNPLLLTLLIAAAGYVVATHRSAAPWSRSYTAFARLAAAVLLIRLAFTVVLGSPIPGTHTLFTLPEVPLPHWAQGIRLGGEVTAEALLFSGYNGLRLAALLICVGAANALASPARLLKSLPGALYEAGVAVVVALTFAPHLIADVQRLRAARRLRGRPDRGVRGLLQVGLPVLEGALERSVALAAAMDARGYGRTAEVPASVRRTTSALTLGGLLGVCAGTYGLLTAEGGTYGLPVLCAGVAAALAGLRLGGRRASRTRYRPEPWGVRAWLVAGSGAAVAALLTLASVRDPGALNPGVVPLVAPSLPLWPAAAVLLALLPSFVVPKDPKAPRDPKEPS comes from the coding sequence ATGCCGACCCCCGGCCGGCGCCAACGCCGCGAGCCGCTCCACCCCGGTGCCTGGTGGCTCTGGTCCCTCGGCCTCGGCACAGCGGCCACCCGGACCACCAACCCCCTCCTCCTCACCCTCCTCATAGCCGCCGCCGGCTACGTCGTGGCCACCCACCGCTCCGCCGCCCCCTGGTCCCGCTCCTACACCGCCTTCGCCAGACTCGCCGCCGCCGTCCTCCTCATCCGCCTCGCCTTCACGGTCGTCCTCGGCTCCCCCATCCCCGGCACCCACACCCTGTTCACCCTCCCCGAAGTCCCCCTCCCCCACTGGGCACAGGGCATCCGCCTGGGCGGCGAGGTCACCGCGGAAGCGCTCCTCTTCTCCGGGTACAACGGCCTGCGGCTGGCCGCCCTGCTCATCTGCGTCGGCGCCGCGAACGCCCTCGCCAGCCCGGCCCGACTCCTGAAGTCCCTGCCCGGCGCCCTGTACGAGGCGGGCGTGGCCGTCGTCGTCGCGCTCACCTTCGCGCCCCATCTCATCGCCGACGTCCAGCGGTTGCGCGCCGCCCGCCGGCTGCGCGGCCGCCCGGACCGGGGGGTGCGGGGCCTGCTGCAGGTGGGACTGCCGGTGCTGGAGGGCGCGCTGGAGCGTTCGGTCGCCCTCGCCGCCGCGATGGACGCACGGGGGTACGGCCGGACCGCCGAGGTCCCCGCCTCCGTGCGCCGTACGACGAGCGCGCTCACGCTGGGCGGTCTGCTCGGCGTGTGCGCGGGGACGTACGGGCTGCTCACCGCGGAGGGCGGCACCTACGGGCTGCCGGTGCTGTGCGCCGGGGTAGCCGCCGCGCTCGCGGGCCTGCGCCTGGGCGGCCGCCGCGCCTCGCGCACCCGGTACCGCCCGGAGCCCTGGGGCGTGCGCGCCTGGCTCGTCGCGGGCTCGGGCGCCGCCGTCGCCGCGCTGCTCACGCTCGCCTCCGTGCGCGATCCGGGCGCGCTGAACCCGGGAGTGGTCCCCCTGGTGGCCCCTTCCCTGCCCCTCTGGCCGGCCGCGGCCGTGCTGCTCGCGCTGCTGCCCTCCTTCGTCGTACCCAAAGACCCCAAGGCCCCCCGAGACCCCAAGGAGCCGTCGTGA
- a CDS encoding SCO2322 family protein, producing MSAVRRAAALLVAAFVLVAGAAQAQAAAYRYWSFWERDGGRWTYATEGPSTARPDDGAVQGFRFAVSEDSADASRPRGTADFATICAGTPAKPGTKRVALVIDPGTEADAPSGETPPTRRTACARVAPDATTAEALAKVADPLRYDTNALLCAISGYPRKGCGESADGTAKKGAQKKESDGGPSLGLPIGVGVVVLLAVAAVWQSRRRGNA from the coding sequence GTGAGCGCCGTCCGCCGTGCCGCTGCCCTGCTCGTCGCCGCGTTCGTCCTCGTGGCCGGTGCCGCGCAGGCGCAGGCCGCCGCTTACCGCTACTGGTCGTTCTGGGAGCGGGACGGCGGCCGCTGGACGTACGCCACCGAGGGCCCCTCGACCGCCCGGCCCGACGACGGTGCCGTCCAGGGCTTCCGCTTCGCGGTGAGCGAGGACTCCGCGGACGCGAGCCGGCCGCGCGGCACGGCGGACTTCGCCACGATCTGTGCGGGGACGCCCGCGAAGCCGGGTACGAAGCGGGTGGCTCTCGTCATCGACCCCGGCACGGAAGCGGACGCGCCGTCCGGCGAGACACCGCCCACCCGCCGCACGGCCTGTGCCCGCGTCGCCCCCGACGCGACGACGGCCGAGGCGCTGGCGAAGGTGGCGGATCCCCTGCGCTACGACACGAACGCCCTGCTGTGTGCGATCTCCGGGTATCCGCGCAAGGGGTGCGGAGAGTCTGCCGACGGCACGGCGAAGAAGGGGGCGCAGAAGAAGGAGTCTGACGGTGGTCCTTCGCTGGGGCTGCCGATCGGTGTGGGCGTGGTCGTACTCCTGGCGGTCGCGGCGGTGTGGCAGTCGCGGCGGCGCGGGAATGCGTAG
- a CDS encoding helix-turn-helix domain-containing protein: MSDVYAPLAAALERLGELTGRPGRLPEVLDVADLSHRTGIPVGVVVELLSGGRAPEACLAERVRQRLDFIRETRRRPDGKRYSLDELARIAGTSRQWLSEWRKSGMPSLEHADRLRRFFGLSAGFFAADEPEALHEALQPVLQGLEAEADPLLRLRECGLVRLAARAPQMNARQLATLADLVEMIITSEQVDSHAGRQSVRRA; this comes from the coding sequence GTGAGTGACGTCTATGCCCCGCTGGCCGCTGCGCTGGAGCGGTTGGGGGAGTTGACCGGCCGACCCGGCCGGCTGCCGGAGGTCCTGGATGTGGCGGACCTCTCCCATCGCACCGGCATTCCCGTAGGTGTCGTCGTCGAGCTGCTCTCGGGCGGCCGGGCACCTGAGGCGTGCCTCGCCGAACGGGTGCGGCAGCGGCTGGACTTCATCAGGGAGACCCGGCGCCGCCCCGACGGCAAGCGGTACTCGCTGGACGAGCTGGCCAGGATCGCCGGAACCAGCCGGCAGTGGCTGAGCGAGTGGCGCAAGAGCGGCATGCCGAGCCTCGAACACGCCGACCGGCTGCGCAGGTTCTTCGGTCTGTCGGCGGGCTTCTTCGCCGCGGACGAACCGGAGGCGCTCCACGAGGCGTTGCAGCCCGTCCTGCAGGGCCTGGAGGCGGAGGCGGACCCGCTGCTGCGGCTGCGCGAGTGCGGACTGGTCCGGCTGGCCGCGCGCGCCCCGCAGATGAACGCCCGTCAGCTGGCCACCCTCGCCGACCTGGTGGAGATGATCATCACGTCGGAGCAGGTCGACAGCCACGCGGGGCGGCAGAGCGTCCGGCGCGCCTGA
- a CDS encoding helix-turn-helix transcriptional regulator, with the protein MAHDDAYARLAETLRALAFVAGQPERLTAVEAVDVAALSQQTGIEPQVVTALLEGGRAEETSVPERVRGRLDFLRAHYLRKDGKPYSQQELAAIAGVTRQTLSEWYKRGLPGLEAAERLRQFFNLTPGFFTTDEPTALNLALAPVLLELERKSDPLGPLRTQAMYRLARRAPSMPDGALEGLLYWAERITRPQDEANEVA; encoded by the coding sequence GTGGCTCACGACGACGCATATGCCAGACTGGCCGAAACCCTGAGGGCCCTGGCCTTCGTGGCCGGGCAGCCGGAACGACTCACGGCGGTCGAGGCCGTGGATGTCGCCGCGTTGTCCCAGCAGACGGGCATCGAACCGCAGGTCGTCACCGCCCTCCTGGAGGGCGGCCGCGCGGAGGAGACCTCGGTGCCCGAGCGGGTGCGCGGGCGGCTGGATTTCCTCCGTGCGCACTATCTGCGCAAGGACGGCAAGCCGTACTCCCAGCAGGAGCTCGCCGCCATCGCGGGCGTCACCCGGCAAACGCTCAGCGAGTGGTACAAGAGGGGCCTGCCCGGACTGGAGGCGGCCGAACGGCTGCGTCAGTTCTTCAATCTCACCCCGGGGTTCTTCACCACGGACGAGCCGACCGCCCTCAACCTCGCTCTCGCCCCGGTGCTGCTGGAGCTGGAGCGCAAGTCGGACCCGCTCGGACCACTGCGGACCCAGGCGATGTACCGCCTGGCGCGGCGGGCCCCGAGCATGCCGGACGGGGCGCTGGAGGGTCTCCTGTACTGGGCGGAGAGAATCACCCGCCCACAGGACGAAGCCAATGAAGTGGCGTAG
- a CDS encoding prenyltransferase/squalene oxidase repeat-containing protein has translation MNVRRSAAALAAIGVLAAAAPATAAGPSPSPKVAVPSGLFGKGDPTYDGVWRQSFALLAQHTLGERPSASAINWLVGQQCDDGFFPAFRADPSKPCLGKDGAQADIDATAAAIQALQALGEHDGEVHRAVGWLKGMQNKDGGFGFSIEQPSDTNHTADVIGALSVAGENVTALRSEGKTPLEALSELSIPCSADGGGAFAYQPDKKGKLAANADATAAGVLGALGKGFVIEPGKARDKAPACTASGKPTPAQLADNASAYLARTLAKTGHLTSSLAGAKDQPDYGNTADAVVALAATGSTAQAKKSYAWLEKNAGNWAEQSGPAAYAELIFAAHAIGADPHDFGGTDLVRALDATGPATQTAKATHSEAKQGKHDSGTKVWWIVGVGLVAGIGIGFLLSGRRKRQQP, from the coding sequence ATGAACGTCCGCCGCAGTGCCGCGGCTCTCGCCGCCATAGGCGTGCTGGCCGCCGCCGCACCCGCCACGGCCGCAGGCCCGTCCCCCTCCCCGAAGGTGGCCGTCCCGTCCGGACTGTTCGGCAAGGGCGACCCGACGTACGACGGGGTGTGGCGCCAGTCGTTCGCCCTGCTCGCGCAGCACACGCTCGGCGAGCGTCCCTCCGCCTCGGCCATCAACTGGCTGGTCGGGCAGCAGTGCGACGACGGATTCTTCCCGGCCTTCCGCGCGGACCCGTCCAAGCCCTGCCTGGGCAAGGACGGCGCCCAGGCCGACATCGACGCCACGGCCGCCGCCATCCAGGCACTGCAGGCGCTCGGCGAGCACGACGGCGAGGTCCACAGGGCGGTGGGCTGGCTGAAGGGGATGCAGAACAAGGACGGCGGCTTCGGCTTCTCCATCGAACAGCCCAGCGACACCAACCACACCGCCGACGTCATCGGCGCGCTCTCCGTAGCCGGTGAGAACGTCACCGCGCTGCGTTCCGAGGGCAAGACCCCGCTCGAAGCGCTGTCCGAGTTGTCCATCCCCTGCTCGGCGGACGGCGGCGGCGCGTTCGCCTACCAGCCGGACAAGAAGGGCAAGTTGGCCGCCAACGCGGACGCGACGGCGGCCGGGGTGCTGGGCGCGCTCGGCAAGGGTTTCGTGATCGAGCCCGGCAAGGCCCGCGACAAGGCGCCCGCCTGTACGGCCTCCGGCAAGCCCACCCCGGCGCAGCTGGCGGACAACGCCTCCGCGTACCTCGCCCGCACCCTCGCCAAGACCGGCCACCTCACGTCCTCCCTGGCGGGCGCCAAGGACCAGCCCGACTACGGCAACACCGCGGACGCGGTCGTCGCACTCGCCGCGACCGGTTCGACTGCGCAGGCGAAGAAGTCGTACGCATGGCTGGAGAAGAACGCGGGGAACTGGGCCGAGCAGAGCGGTCCGGCCGCCTACGCCGAGCTGATCTTCGCCGCGCACGCGATCGGCGCGGACCCGCACGACTTCGGCGGTACGGACCTGGTCCGGGCGCTCGACGCGACGGGACCGGCGACGCAGACGGCGAAGGCGACGCATTCCGAGGCGAAGCAGGGCAAGCACGACTCGGGGACGAAGGTCTGGTGGATCGTCGGCGTGGGCCTGGTCGCCGGCATCGGCATCGGCTTCCTGCTCAGCGGCCGCCGGAAGCGGCAGCAGCCGTGA
- a CDS encoding ornithine cyclodeaminase family protein — MDALVLTQRHVGKIVELCGRDLFADLVIDRLHRALAEKGKGAAPARAGFSRCPGDTGAIEWMPYHIPGDCMTLKTVSYTPTRTTKRQYLPVINGTLTRFDDETGRLTAVCDARLLTAVRTGAASAVASRMLALPESRVLGLVGAGAQAVTQAHALSRVFPLEKILVHDIEPGHAASFADRVRFLDLEVRPADPAELVASADIICTATTVAVGAGPVLSADGIQPHVHINAIGADFVGKTELPLPLLREALVVPDHLDQARHEGECQQLSEPEIGPRLSAVCSHPERWAPYRHRMTVFDSTGYALEDHVALDVLIQLAAETGVGERMLMEHLPVDALDPYTFAD; from the coding sequence ATGGACGCCCTGGTTCTGACGCAACGTCACGTCGGGAAGATAGTCGAGCTCTGCGGCCGTGACCTCTTCGCCGATCTGGTCATCGACCGACTGCACCGGGCCCTGGCCGAAAAGGGCAAGGGCGCCGCACCCGCCCGGGCCGGCTTCAGCCGCTGCCCCGGGGACACCGGAGCGATCGAGTGGATGCCGTACCACATACCCGGCGACTGCATGACCCTCAAGACGGTCTCCTACACGCCCACCCGCACGACGAAGCGTCAGTACTTACCCGTCATCAACGGAACACTCACCCGCTTCGACGACGAGACGGGGCGGCTGACCGCGGTCTGCGACGCGCGGCTGCTCACCGCGGTGCGCACGGGCGCGGCCTCCGCCGTGGCCAGCCGGATGCTGGCGCTGCCGGAGAGCCGGGTGCTGGGGCTGGTGGGGGCGGGCGCCCAGGCGGTGACCCAGGCCCACGCCCTGAGCAGGGTCTTCCCTCTGGAGAAGATCCTCGTCCACGACATCGAGCCGGGCCACGCGGCCTCCTTCGCGGACCGCGTGCGCTTCCTGGACCTGGAGGTGCGCCCGGCCGATCCCGCGGAGCTGGTCGCCTCGGCCGACATCATCTGCACCGCTACCACCGTCGCGGTCGGGGCGGGCCCCGTGCTGTCCGCCGACGGAATCCAGCCCCATGTGCACATCAACGCGATCGGGGCCGACTTCGTCGGCAAGACCGAGCTGCCCCTCCCACTGCTGCGCGAGGCACTCGTCGTACCCGACCATCTGGACCAGGCACGGCACGAAGGCGAGTGCCAGCAGCTGTCCGAGCCCGAGATCGGGCCCCGGCTGTCGGCCGTGTGCTCGCACCCCGAACGCTGGGCGCCGTACCGGCACCGGATGACGGTCTTCGACTCCACCGGTTACGCGCTGGAGGACCATGTGGCCCTGGACGTCCTGATCCAGCTGGCGGCGGAGACGGGCGTCGGCGAACGCATGCTCATGGAGCACCTCCCGGTCGACGCCCTGGACCCCTACACCTTCGCCGACTGA
- a CDS encoding toxin, whose amino-acid sequence MRRLADALIEPLRVPIPADPGELLQALVESASQWRGRPIVVHMANFPAPHTATTGLWIERDTRDDIIIEAGAPPWMKLVILGHELWHMADNDSSSLVAHSENPFPLADGEGSQPTAARTRFLEIAEQRADLFGMLIGDRLRPWLKASPDSVYAAQTATTNDLAGRIGAALNYRGTNR is encoded by the coding sequence ATGCGTCGGCTTGCCGACGCGCTCATCGAACCTCTCAGGGTTCCGATTCCCGCGGATCCGGGTGAGCTGCTCCAAGCTCTGGTCGAATCGGCATCGCAGTGGCGAGGGCGTCCGATCGTGGTGCACATGGCCAATTTCCCGGCGCCGCACACCGCCACCACGGGGCTGTGGATCGAACGCGACACGCGCGACGACATCATCATCGAGGCGGGCGCCCCGCCCTGGATGAAACTGGTGATCCTGGGCCACGAGTTGTGGCACATGGCCGACAACGACTCGTCGTCGCTCGTCGCGCACTCCGAGAATCCCTTTCCCCTGGCGGACGGCGAAGGATCCCAGCCGACCGCCGCACGCACCCGGTTCCTGGAAATCGCCGAGCAGCGGGCCGACCTGTTCGGAATGCTGATCGGCGACAGACTGCGGCCCTGGCTGAAAGCCTCTCCCGATTCCGTCTACGCGGCGCAGACCGCCACCACGAATGACCTCGCCGGACGCATCGGGGCGGCTCTCAATTACCGCGGGACCAACAGATGA
- a CDS encoding phosphotransferase: protein MTVTGRLLGSGRSADVYEIDEGWVLRRDRDGWGDAAAEGAVMEHVRRHGYPVPRVRPSGSRTDLVMERLEGPTMLGALAEGRIGAAEGGTLLAGLLRRLHAVPGRDAAAPDARVLHLDLHPDNVMLTSDGPRVIDWSNTEDGEPALDWGMSAVILAQVAVVGEPLADGALAMLTALLADSCGLTDDGLTEALRRRAANPTMSRREIDALGDAERLIRTVGRLS from the coding sequence ATGACGGTGACGGGGAGACTGCTGGGATCGGGCCGTTCGGCCGATGTGTACGAGATCGACGAAGGCTGGGTGCTGCGCCGGGACCGCGACGGCTGGGGGGACGCGGCCGCCGAGGGGGCCGTGATGGAGCACGTACGGCGGCACGGGTATCCGGTGCCCCGGGTGCGGCCCTCAGGCTCGCGCACCGACCTGGTGATGGAGCGGCTGGAGGGGCCGACGATGCTGGGCGCGCTGGCCGAGGGCCGGATCGGCGCGGCGGAAGGGGGCACGCTGCTGGCCGGGCTGCTGCGGCGGCTGCATGCCGTACCGGGCCGGGACGCGGCCGCGCCGGACGCGCGAGTGCTCCACCTCGACCTGCATCCGGACAACGTGATGCTGACCTCGGACGGGCCCCGGGTCATCGACTGGTCGAACACCGAGGACGGGGAACCGGCCCTCGACTGGGGCATGTCCGCGGTGATCCTCGCCCAGGTGGCCGTCGTCGGCGAACCGCTCGCCGACGGGGCCCTCGCCATGCTGACGGCCCTGCTCGCCGACTCCTGCGGCCTCACCGACGACGGACTGACCGAGGCCCTGCGCCGCCGGGCGGCCAATCCGACGATGAGCCGCCGCGAGATCGACGCCCTGGGCGACGCGGAGCGGCTGATCCGGACGGTGGGCCGGCTTTCTTGA